CGACCATGATCTGAGCGCAGTCGGCGATGGTGGTATTCGCCCCCGGAGTCAATGTGACGACGGTCATCCGTCCCCCTTTTCGCTGGACGCCTGAAGCGCGTCCCGGTTCGATGGCCGCTTAAAGCGTGCCCTGAATCGCCGGCATCATGTCGTGGAAGGTCTTGCCGACGGTCTTTTCACCGATGGCATGGATTTTCCACTCGTCATTGTGGCGGTAGATTTTGGCCATCACAAGACCGGTATGGGACCCGGCCTCGCTGAGGGTGAACGACGCCAATTCAACCCCGGAGGTGTCATCGACCACCCGGCATTTGGCGTTGGCGACCTTGTCGAAGGTCTGGCCGCGGAAGGAATTGACGACGAAAACCAGGGATTTGACGCTGGCGGGAAGCCTGGACAGATCGACCTTGATCGTTTCGTCATCGCCGTCGCCCGCCCCGGTGACGTTATCGCCGGTATGGACGATCGCGCCGTTCACGCCGCTAAGCTGGCGGAACCAGATCTGGTCGACGGGCTGGCCGGCGTCATCGAAAACAAGGCAGGAGGCATCGAGATCGATGTCCCCACCGCCGCCGCCAAACAGGCCGCCAAGCAAGCCGCCCTTCTTGGCGGCGTCCCAGCCCAGGCCC
The DNA window shown above is from Rhodospirillum rubrum ATCC 11170 and carries:
- a CDS encoding TerD family protein produces the protein MGVSLTKGQKVSLSKDGAGLTRIFMGLGWDAAKKGGLLGGLFGGGGGDIDLDASCLVFDDAGQPVDQIWFRQLSGVNGAIVHTGDNVTGAGDGDDETIKVDLSRLPASVKSLVFVVNSFRGQTFDKVANAKCRVVDDTSGVELASFTLSEAGSHTGLVMAKIYRHNDEWKIHAIGEKTVGKTFHDMMPAIQGTL